One genomic segment of Candidatus Rokuibacteriota bacterium includes these proteins:
- a CDS encoding SDR family oxidoreductase, whose protein sequence is MALVTGASRGIGKGIARGMASEGAAVVISARGSGPLRQVAAELEKEGAQVLAVPTDVGDEAQVVALFQQAKARFGRLDVLVNNAGAFDGGPVESLTLEAWNRVILACLTGAFLCTREAFKIMKPRGAGRIINIGSISAQKPRMHSAPYTAAKHGIWGLTQATALEGREYGIVVSCLHPGNVMVERRQQENLGGMREDKAEPMMSVEELADVAVYMACLPGHVNFLEAIVLPNTQLYVGRG, encoded by the coding sequence GTGGCGCTGGTGACCGGGGCGAGCCGGGGGATCGGCAAGGGTATCGCCAGGGGGATGGCCAGCGAAGGGGCCGCGGTGGTGATATCGGCCAGGGGGAGCGGGCCGCTGAGGCAGGTGGCCGCGGAACTAGAGAAAGAGGGTGCCCAGGTGCTGGCCGTGCCCACGGACGTGGGCGACGAGGCGCAGGTAGTGGCGCTGTTCCAGCAGGCCAAGGCGCGGTTTGGCCGGTTGGACGTCCTGGTCAATAATGCCGGGGCCTTTGACGGAGGACCTGTAGAGAGCCTCACCCTCGAAGCCTGGAACCGGGTCATCCTCGCCTGCTTGACCGGTGCCTTTCTGTGCACCCGCGAGGCGTTCAAGATCATGAAGCCCCGGGGCGCGGGGCGGATCATCAACATCGGCAGCATCTCGGCGCAGAAACCGCGGATGCATTCGGCCCCTTACACCGCGGCCAAGCACGGGATCTGGGGGCTGACGCAGGCCACGGCGCTGGAGGGCCGCGAGTACGGGATTGTAGTGAGCTGCCTGCACCCTGGCAATGTGATGGTGGAGCGGCGCCAGCAGGAGAATCTCGGCGGGATGCGGGAGGACAAGGCCGAGCCGATGATGAGCGTGGAAGAGCTGGCGGATGTGGCGGTGTACATGGCCTGTCTGCCTGGGCATGTCAATTTTCTGGAAGCGATTGTCCTGCCCAACACCCAGCTCTATGTAGGGAGGGGCTGA
- a CDS encoding cysteine hydrolase family protein, producing the protein MTTLDPRATAVLVIDVQVGVFETDPPPLDSAGVLARINQVTASARAAGAPVVFLQHDGDPKEQWLTPFTEAWRLHPALQIESEDCVIRKTACDGFYRTDLDDYLRGKGIKAVVMVGYATDFCVDTTVRSAASREFKVIVVSDAHTTKDRPVLTAEQIRAHHQWMWSSLICPEGVALMSAAEVGRSLMAEW; encoded by the coding sequence ATGACCACACTCGATCCACGAGCTACGGCTGTTCTCGTCATTGACGTGCAGGTCGGCGTGTTTGAGACTGATCCCCCACCGCTAGATAGCGCGGGTGTGCTGGCGCGTATCAACCAAGTTACCGCGTCAGCGCGCGCAGCGGGCGCTCCAGTTGTCTTCCTGCAGCATGACGGCGACCCCAAGGAGCAGTGGCTAACGCCGTTTACCGAGGCGTGGAGGCTGCACCCGGCCCTTCAGATCGAGAGTGAGGACTGCGTCATCCGGAAGACCGCGTGCGATGGATTCTACCGGACGGACTTGGATGACTATCTACGCGGCAAAGGGATCAAGGCGGTCGTCATGGTCGGCTATGCGACCGACTTCTGTGTTGACACGACGGTCCGCAGTGCGGCGAGTAGAGAGTTCAAGGTCATCGTTGTGTCGGACGCGCACACCACGAAGGACCGGCCCGTGCTGACGGCGGAGCAGATCAGAGCGCACCACCAATGGATGTGGTCGAGCCTTATTTGTCCGGAGGGCGTGGCGCTCATGTCCGCCGCCGAAGTCGGACGCAGTCTCATGGCAGAATGGTGA
- a CDS encoding maleylpyruvate isomerase N-terminal domain-containing protein — protein sequence MGRSYATENDAERARLKVFVAGLSDATIACSIGHGWTVGVGLAHLAFWDRLWLTKFEEWERTGVVRIPPVENFVNGINDGMLPWWQAIAPAQIRYEVIAAAETADSKAESLPEALVEAILAARPRTLVRATHRRQHLDEIERALAD from the coding sequence ATGGGCCGATCGTACGCCACGGAAAACGACGCTGAGCGGGCCCGACTAAAGGTCTTCGTAGCCGGACTGAGCGATGCCACGATCGCTTGCTCCATCGGCCATGGGTGGACGGTTGGCGTTGGTCTGGCACACTTGGCTTTCTGGGACAGGCTCTGGCTCACCAAGTTCGAGGAGTGGGAGCGGACGGGGGTGGTGAGGATACCGCCCGTGGAGAACTTCGTTAACGGAATCAACGATGGCATGCTGCCGTGGTGGCAGGCTATTGCGCCAGCCCAGATCAGGTACGAGGTGATCGCGGCTGCCGAGACGGCGGACAGCAAGGCTGAGAGCCTGCCTGAGGCATTGGTCGAGGCAATCCTCGCCGCGCGTCCGCGGACTCTTGTTCGTGCAACCCATCGCCGTCAGCACCTGGATGAAATCGAGCGCGCCCTTGCCGACTGA
- a CDS encoding hydantoinase B/oxoprolinase family protein has protein sequence MSARDLSDPILLELVKNGLDAIVDEMAIALVRTAYSNNLKNAMDMSCALCDADGRLIAQGLTLPLHLGSIPDAMAQVRRKFGGSLEPGDVFILNDPYEGGTHLPDFYIFKPIFVDVRLVGWSTSIGHQLDVGGKTPGGNGCDATEIFQEGLRIPPLRLYAAGKPVDAVFELIDRNVRVPRQVLGDVRSQVAACLTGERGYLKLAEQYGAERFAACTTALLEQAERLARNAITAMPDGRYTFTDWMDDDGIDPDPIPITVAITIAGDRLIADFTGSASQVKGAINSPLPFTKSAVYACVRHLVGGSPPNNEGYFRPIEVIAPPGTVVNPVMPAAVAARGLTGFRMANAVFGALAQIAPDRVFACEVGGDTGVSFGGYDAERRPFVFLEFLFGSWGGRPTKDGVDACSSSVVNFSNNPVEIIESEYPLMIERYGYLPDTGGPGKFRGGLALERQYRFLEAEGTLQLRTDRRHHLPYGLAGGRSGTPSRNVLNPGTDSRELPAKCTLTVRHGDVYRHELAGAGGWGDPFDRDPEHVLRDVMEEKISVAYARREYGVVIDERTWKVVPEETVRLRAAARTPR, from the coding sequence ATGAGCGCCCGCGATCTCAGCGATCCGATTCTCCTCGAGCTGGTGAAGAACGGCCTGGATGCAATCGTGGACGAGATGGCCATCGCGCTCGTGCGCACCGCCTACTCGAACAATCTCAAGAACGCGATGGACATGTCGTGCGCCCTCTGCGACGCTGACGGCCGCCTGATCGCCCAAGGCCTCACGCTGCCGCTGCACTTGGGCTCCATCCCCGACGCGATGGCCCAGGTGCGCCGCAAGTTCGGCGGGAGCCTCGAGCCCGGCGACGTGTTCATCCTGAACGATCCGTACGAGGGCGGGACTCACCTCCCCGACTTTTATATCTTCAAGCCCATCTTCGTGGATGTGCGCCTCGTCGGCTGGTCCACGAGCATCGGGCATCAGCTCGACGTGGGCGGCAAGACGCCCGGGGGCAACGGCTGCGACGCCACGGAGATCTTCCAGGAGGGCCTGCGTATCCCGCCGCTCCGACTCTACGCGGCGGGCAAGCCGGTGGATGCGGTGTTCGAGCTGATCGACCGCAACGTGCGCGTGCCACGCCAGGTGCTCGGCGACGTGCGCTCGCAGGTGGCCGCCTGTCTCACGGGTGAGCGCGGCTACCTGAAGCTGGCCGAGCAGTACGGCGCCGAACGCTTCGCGGCGTGTACGACGGCGCTGCTCGAGCAGGCCGAGCGGCTGGCGCGCAACGCCATCACCGCCATGCCCGACGGCCGCTACACGTTCACCGACTGGATGGACGACGACGGCATCGATCCCGACCCGATTCCGATCACCGTGGCCATCACCATCGCCGGCGACCGCCTCATCGCCGACTTCACGGGCTCGGCGTCGCAGGTGAAGGGCGCCATCAACTCGCCGCTGCCGTTCACCAAGTCCGCCGTCTATGCGTGCGTGCGCCATCTGGTCGGCGGCTCCCCGCCGAACAACGAGGGCTACTTCCGCCCGATCGAGGTGATCGCGCCGCCGGGCACCGTCGTCAACCCCGTCATGCCCGCCGCCGTCGCCGCCCGCGGCCTCACCGGCTTCCGCATGGCCAACGCGGTGTTCGGTGCCCTCGCCCAGATCGCGCCCGATCGGGTCTTCGCGTGCGAAGTGGGCGGCGACACGGGCGTGAGCTTCGGCGGCTACGACGCCGAACGCCGGCCCTTCGTCTTCCTCGAGTTCCTTTTTGGCTCCTGGGGGGGCCGCCCGACCAAGGACGGCGTCGACGCATGCAGCAGCTCCGTCGTGAACTTCTCCAACAATCCAGTCGAGATCATCGAGTCCGAGTACCCCCTCATGATCGAGCGTTACGGGTACCTGCCCGACACGGGCGGCCCCGGCAAGTTCCGCGGCGGCCTCGCCCTGGAGCGCCAGTACCGCTTCCTGGAAGCGGAAGGCACGCTCCAGCTCCGCACCGACCGCCGCCATCACCTGCCCTACGGTTTGGCCGGCGGGCGCTCGGGCACGCCGTCGCGCAACGTCCTGAACCCCGGCACGGACAGCCGCGAGCTGCCGGCCAAGTGCACGCTAACCGTGCGGCATGGCGATGTCTACCGCCACGAGCTAGCCGGCGCCGGTGGCTGGGGCGATCCGTTCGACCGCGATCCCGAGCATGTGCTACGGGACGTGATGGAGGAGAAGATCAGCGTCGCGTACGCGCGGCGGGAGTACGGCGTGGTAATCGACGAGCGCACGTGGAAGGTCGTGCCGGAGGAGACGGTGCGGCTTCGCGCGGCGGCGCGCACCCCGCGCTGA